Within Nitrospinota bacterium, the genomic segment TCGGATTGCAATGGTCGGTTTGTTCTCAAAGGCGCTAAGGTCGTGTACCATCACGACTGCTTCTGGCATAAGCCCTGTAAAGATCCCAGCCCCCTCAGCTTCCGTGAAGGGGCGCCAATTCAGGCCGCCGTCGCTTGAAATTTCCGTCTGCATGAAATCCTTATTCGGTTCAAGGCTCCCGGCAAATATATAGGAAAGCTGACATCCAATCTCCCCCTCAAGACTGAATGTTTTGGATCTAACCCATGAATCGGTACTGTTCTCGTACAATCCGGTTTCTTCCGAATAAGGCTCTGGATTCGGACTGTCGGTAAGCGCGCTCGGAGGGCTGTAATACAGGTAGCTGGTGAGACCCCACAGATCTTTCACTCCGCCGTGGGTCCAATCTGCCAGCGTGGAAAAATCATCGGCAAAGACCGTCTTTCTCGCGGGGAAGGTAGAATAAATGTATTGTCCGGGAGCGGCAATATCTACCGACTTCGCGCCGTAATTGGAAAAAACGGTCAAGTTGTCGTTGTAGTCGGAAGCGGCTACTGAAACTATATTATCGAGATCATAGCTTGCGGGATATATCGGGTAGATGTCATTGTTGTCCCCTATCCCGTCGAGGTCGCCGTTCCCGCACGCGACAACGATGAGTATGCCGGCACCCTGCGCCCTTTCGAGGGCGTCTAAAAACGCCTGGCTCATATCCGGCCCGCCGAGACTCAGGTTGATTATCTTAGCGCCGTGATCAATGGCGTAATTGACCGCCGCCACGAGGCTGGACGTCAAACCTGAACCGATCGTATCGAGCACCCTGATAGGCATTATCTTCACGTTCCAGCTTACTCCGGCTACACCTTTACCATTATTGGTTGTCGCTCCGAGCGTACCGGCTATATGTGTGCCATGCTCGTTGAAGTCCGATGGATCGTTGTCGGTATCTATGAAGTCCCACCCCCTCACGTCATCGATATATCCGTTCCTGTCGCTGTCCTCTCCATTCTCCGTTTCGCCCGGATTCTGCCAGATGTTTTCGATAAGTTCCGGATGGTTCCATGAGACGCCGGAATCGAGAATCGCAACGATTATTTCTCCGGAACCTGTTGAAATATCCCACGCCTCCGTCGCGTCTATGTCGGCGTCGGCGGTCCCCTTGCCGTCTATCATCGTATTGGTATGCGGGTCGTAGACCTGCGTAATCACCTGCCCTGCGTTATGCAATCCCCACTGGATCCCGAAATCGGTATCGCTTGGAGTTACGGCAAGCGATCTGTAAATATAATTCGGCTCTGCATACGCCACGCCCGGCAGTTTCTTGTACGATTCAACCGCCTCCTCAACGGACACACCCGGTTTCAGCATTATTCTGTTCAGGCCGAAATTATCTATCTTCTTCATCTCTCTCGCCCCTTCGGGGAGGGAGGAGGGTTTGTAATATCCTTTGAAAGATGGATCCATCTTCATCAGCACTTCCCCCTGGGCATATCTTGGGAGAGCGGGGCGCGGTTTTGTCCTGACTTTTGGATCAGGCTGTCCGGAAGCGTGCGCTTCCCCTTGATTGTCGGGCCGAAACAGGACTAATGACGCAATAATAACGACATATGCAATTTTTTTTAACTTCAAAATCCTGCTTCCTCTTGGCTGTACCCAGTTATTTATATTGAATTATTTTCCGGAATTCGAGCATATAGCATGTCTATTTATTGTACCTCAACGCCCCACAATTTCGTAATTCCGCAAAAATCCGGAATTTCTGGAGTTTCTACTCAATTTTCCATCTTTTCAACGAGTTTCCGGTATTGCAAACCGTAACACATCTCCAGGTATCGGCTGGTCTCTCCCCTCTCAAGATTTGTTACATATTTCCAGAATCCGTATATGCGTGAAAGTGTCATTATCCTTTCAGCGTAGAGATCCCACGTGTAATGCCTGTTGACCCTGTCGATCCCGCCGTCGGATATCCTTTTCCAATACTCCTTATCCCTCGCGCACTCCTCGAAAAAGGAGGCGAGCGTCTCAGCCGCATCTTCCGGGTGATTCGGATCGATATGGAACCCGGAAACATTATCCTCGATGATCTCCATCGGGCCGCCGTAGCAAGTGGCGAATGTCGGCAATCCCGAAGCCATCGCCTCAATGATCGTTAACCCAAATGCTTCGAAGAGCGCGGGCTGTACAAAAACCCCCTTGTTATCCGCGATATGTCTGTACAGCTCTCCCGCAACCGCCTTTTTCAGCTGTACCCCGCACCACCGCATCTCTCCGTCCAGATTGTGCCTGTTCATAAGGTCGTGCATTCTCCCTATCTGATCCTTTTCGTCGGCATCGCTCGACCTGTCGGGATTGACATATCCAGAAATGATAAGAAGGTTTGCGTGCTTCCTCAGCCGAGGGGAGTTTGCGTACATCTCTACCAGCCCGGTCATATTCTTTATCCGATCCATTCTCGCCATAGAAAATATTATCGGCTTCTCTTTTTGCTGAAACACCCCTCTTATCTCCTCTGTCGGCTTATCGCCGAAAACCAGCTCTTCAAGCTCCCCTGACATGGCGGAAAGCCTTCTCCCGGTTTCGTAAAATGGAAAATATATTTCGGCGTCGGCCCCGGGGGAGACAATATTGAATTTCGGGTCGTACCCGTTAATGCCGTTTACCACCCTGTAAAGCCCCGGCATGGTGAACGACTGATAGCTTTCATACTGCCCTACGTTTTCCGCGTTGCCGGCTATCTCCTGAAATGTGCTGGTGATAATGAAGTCGGCGGAATTCATCGCTATAAGGTCGGCTGTAAACTGGCACGAGAAATGAAATCTTTCGTCATTGTCCTTCCAGTAAAGATCCGAATAGAGGTATTTCGTCTTTTCAAGGGCGTGGGCTATGTTGCACTGCGTCACCTGGAACCGCTTTGACAGCAAATAGCCGACAAGGTTCCCGTCGCTGTAATTTCCTATTATGAGATCGGGCTTTGCAAGGAACTCGGCTACCAATCCTTTCTCCGCCTCTTCTGCAAATCGTTCGAGGTAGGGCCATATCTCGAACCTTGATATCCAGTGGCGTATCACCTCACCGTTCCGGTTCCTGAAAGGAATCCTGATTATTCTGGCGTTTTTCGTTCCGACAATCGACTCCGTCGGCTGATCGCAGGTCGTACCGTTCGATTCCGGGATAAGCCTTGTCACAACGACTATTTCGGGATCAACCTCAAACCCCTGTTCATCAAGCCTCTTTATCATCTCCTTCTCCAGCGCGCGCACCTGGTCGAGGATATACACGACCTGTCCCCCTGTGTCCGGCAGACCGAGAACGTTCCCCTGAGAAAAATAGCCGTGAGGGGAGAGTATGGCGATGCGGAAGATCATCGGAATTCTTCCGAGAAATTCGCCAAGCGTCTTGGGATCCGGCGCTTCGAGAATATCAGTAAGGAGCGACATGGTATCCCGCATGCGCGTAACAGTCTTACCCCATCCCGGTTCGAATCCATAACCCTTCATCGCCTGTTCAACATCGTCCCATTTCATATCAGGAGGCTGGCCTTTAAGGTAGTTTTCTGCCGCGCGGATCGCCTGACGCATTTTCACTACGTCGGTGATCTTCTCGTTGATCATCAACTGCATCCCCTTGTACTGATGCACCCGCAGGAAATCTACAAGCTCCATGCCCCCTTTCTCGATCTTCTGGAAAAGCTGGCTGGACAGGACCCTGTTCATGAACTCCACGCCGCGCCCGATTGATTTCTGTTCATGCATGCGCGGGAGATCCCTGTTGAACGGACCGAAATCAATTTCAGTTACCCAGTCGCTCGCGCTCCCGTGGCCGTTGACGAGCGATTCCTTGAACATGAAATAGTCCGACACGGAAACCTCCTCAACATGGACGGATTCCTCGTGTATGCGGAGATATTGCCACTTTGCCACTCTCGACCTGAGAGCGAAATATATCCATGGGGAACTAAGCGCTGCCTCCTGAATCTGAGAAATGATAATCGGCATCCTGGTGCCGGCAAGAGCGCTGTTCTCTTCTTCCGCAATAAATGATTTAAAGAGATCCGAGATCTCCGATTTAAGGAGAAATTTTTTCCCAAGTGACATATAGCCCTTCAGAAGCGCGTAAATGCTCTTCCTGTGCCTTTCCAGCATTTCATTCAATTCATTTTCAATTTCAGCCACTCTTGATATCCTCCATTGATGGGCCAGGCTTCTCCCCGAAGAAATTATAATAATCTATCGCTTCGATTATCCCTTCGGCATTTTCACCTCTGGCAAAATATATATTCGGCTCGCCCCGGAGCTTTTCCAGTTCCGGACTGTGATTCCCCACAACAACGCCGAGCGTATTGCCCGACAGCATATCCTCATCGTTGCCGGAATCACCCGCGACCAGAATACTCTCAACTGAGAGACCCCATTTTACCGCAAGGTAACGGATGGCAAGCCCCTTGGATGCGCGAAGCGGAAGCACGTCAAGATACATGCCATGGGAAAATACCAGTTTCGCGTGAGCGTTGTTCTTTCTCAGCATCATGTATAGATCGGAGATAGGGGGAGCCTTTGCCGGATCCATGAAATAGCTTATCTTGTAGTGCCCCTGCCCCTTCGGCCCTTGCGGTTTTATACCCGGCAGATTTTTCATCTTCTCCCTTATCACTTCAGGGTTCCACCTGTAGGCGATATTGCGCTCGTAACCGGAATCCTTCACAAGCCTCCGCCCATAGTAGATCTCACTGCCTACCGAAGTTATCAGCAGGTTGGGGACCGGAATGTTCCACTCCTTAAGGACGCTCATTGTCAGCTTGAGGCTTCGTCCTGTAGCAACTCCGAAAATAACCTTGCGTTCCTCCTCATTCAGCATTTTCAAAAGGCGATCCAGCGATGGTTTGTCCCCTACAAGTGTGTTGTCTATATCGCAGACAAGTATCCTGTCTGCGGTGATAAGCCGCCTGCTGTTTGTCGTTTCGATCCTCACCTTTCTCTCGTTGGCGTTTATGGCCCTCTGAACATGGCGGAGGTATTTCTCCACATGCCCATCCCAGGAGTAATGTTTTTTCACGTTTACCAGGCCGGCCTTTACCCATCTCCCTCTTCTCTTTTTATCGGAGAGCGAAGCCATCATCGCCTTCCCTATATCGGAGGTATCGAACGGATCAATCAGCATTCCGTTTTTACATGTTGCGACTATTTCCTTTGCGCCGCCGTTCTTTGTGGCGATAACCGGCAAACCGGAGGAGGCCGCTTCCAGAAGCGTCAACCCGAACGGCTCCGTGATGGCCGGATTGATAAAGATACCGTTCGTTCTGGCGGCAAGCCTGTATATTTTCTGCACATCATCAGGCTCATGGTTTTTGGGAATGCCTACGCACCCCCAGAGGTCGTAGTAATCGATCAGGAGAAGGAGGTCGTTGAATATTACCCTCTGCGATTTTTCCATCAGCCTTATATCCTCACGCGTCCCAAGTACCAGCAAAAGGTTCGCCCTATCCCTCAAACCTTTAGTCTCTCCAAACGCTGTCACAAGGCCGAGAATATTTTTCTTTGCGTCCGGGCGGGACAAGGCAAGGATCATCGGCTTCTTCGGGTCGCTGAAAAACTTGAATATGTTTCGCTCAAGGGTTTTATCGTTATCCTTTACCTGCGATACCGTTTTATATTTTGATACGTCAACCCCCGGAGGGATAACGAGCATCCTCTTGCGTGCATAATTGGCGTAGACCCTGTATTGCTCCTCCACCTCCTGTCTGGTGCTGGTGACAACGAACGAAGCGTTTTCGATCGAGATCTCCTCCGCTTCTATCCTTCTTTTGATATTAAAATTCTTTTCAATAGACTCAGCTTTCATCCCCTGCTCAAGCAGTCTCTGCTCCTTCACCTTCCCAAGCGAGTGACCGGTAAACGCCATCGGTACACCGAGAAGTCCCGACACGTAAGAACAGACGTATCCCGCATCCGCGTAATGCCCATGAATGAAATCTGGCATACGTCGGTTATTGCGGAGATATTCGATGATACTGTCGGCAAAATTGCTCATGTATGGCCAGAGAACCTCTTTCCGGAGATACCTGTTCGGCCCGCATGGAAGCCGTACGATATTAAATCCCGGAGATATCTTTTCATAACCGACGGCGTAATCCGGGCTCACCCTGCTATCTATTATCTTCCTGGTCACAAGATCGACGGTATCTACGTCAGGATGTCTCGCAAGTGCCTGAGCCAGCTCCACCACATATTTTATCTGTCCCCCTGTGTCCGAATCCCTCCCCAGTTCCATATGCGAACCATGCACCAGGCCGTGCATGCTCACAAGAACGATATAATACTTTTCCTTACGCATCCTGTTTACCCCAATCGGCTAGAAACCTGTCATAAAGCGAACGGTCCTTGCTCGTAGCCCCCCTTATTCCGCATATCTCGGACGCGAAGGCTATCGCTCTCTCCATGGATCTCTCAATAGTCCATCTGTTCGAAATCCCCAGAATGATGACAGAGCTGAACGCGTCACCAGCACCGACGGTGTCTTCAACCTTTTCAACCTTATTTGCTTTGTGGAAAACAAGACCGCTACTGGAAGACGATACCGCCCCCTCTTCCCCCATGGTTACTATCAGGTTTTCAATCCCTGATTTTTCCCTGAATTTTTCAGCAACCTCCAGCAAGGTTCCCCTCGACGTCAAACTAGATCCCGAAAGCGTTTCAAGCTCCTCGTTGTTCAGCTTCACCCATGTGGCGCCGACTATTGTCTTGCACACCTCTTCCGTATCAAACCACGGCTCGCGAAGATTCACATCTATGAACCTTGGGATCTCACGCGATGAATAAAGCATTTGAAGCGAAGATCTTGAAACGGGCGAACGGGTAATGAGGCTTCCATGGTATAGAAGTGAGAATTTCCGCTTGCCAAACCTCTCCTCCAGAAAACCGGGATCGATAAAATCGTAAGCCTGTTCGGGAAGTATATCGAAGGTATGACCGTCGCCTGACATCTCCACCTTTACCTCGCCGGTTGGGTATTCCGAATCCCTGAACAGGCCGGTAACCTCAAGACCCCAACTCTCCATCTGGGTAATTATCTGATCACCCTCCCTGTCGCGCCCGACAGAACTTACAAAAAGAGGATCCAAGCCGAATCCCTTGAGGTTCCATGCCACGTTGAACGGCGCGCCGCCAAGAACGCTCTTTCCATCGGAAAACTTGTCAAAAAGAACTTCACCGAAAATAAGGGGACGTCTGGAGTCTGAAAAAAACAACGGTTTGACCTCCACATTTACATTTCTCCCTATAAACTAACAATTTATCCACCCTTTGCCAACCAAGCAGGAATCAAACTCCCGATTTGCGCTTAAAAAGGAAAATCTTTTACCTTATGAAGAATTCTTATATCCGTGTAAAATGTTGCGTGGAGTCAATTCAAGCAGGAGCAGGCATTAAGCTAAATAACATTAAACCTTGCCGAGCAGATATTTATAAAACGCAAAATTCCATTTTCAGAGGCAGGCGGATGAAAGAAACTAATCAGCGAGGGACCAGTTGCACAACACGGTAGCCATATTAGCCTCAATCAGCACGGCAGCAATTGTTTGCCAGTGGATCGCGTGGCGCGTGAGACTCCCGGCAATACTCTTTCTCCTTTTAACAGGGATCATTGCCGGACCGATAGCCGGGCTTTTTGATCCCCAGGAAGTTTTTGGACATATCCTCCTCCCTTTCGTATCTCTTTCCGTGGCAGTAATCCTGTTTGAAGGGAGCCTGTCACTGAAGTTCGAGGAGATAGCAGGCCTTCAAAAAGTCGTCAGAAACCTCGTTACCACCGGAGTTCTCACGACCTGGTTCATTACTGCCATCGGGGTCTATTACATCCTCGACTTTTCCGTGGAGATAGCCCTGCTGTTCGGAGCCATTACGGTTGTCACCGGCCCGACGGTAATTACGCCGATGCTTAGAACCATTCGTCCCAAGGAGAACCTTGCGAATATCCTCAGATGGGAAGGGATCGTGATAGATCCGATAGGCGCTCTTCTTGTGGTTCTTGTATACGAATTCATCATTTCAAGCACCGGCGCACAGGCTGTCACTCATACCATCCTCACTTTCGGGAAGATCATTATCATCGGCCTTGTGCTCGGTCTCGCCGCCGGGCAAGGGCTTGGCATGGCGATTAGGGATCACTGGCTGCCTGAGTTCCTTCATAACGTAGGTGTGCTTTCTATAGTGTTCGCGATGTACGCGCTTTCTGACGTACTTCAGCCCGAATCCGGCCTTATGACGGTGACAATAATGGGGATACGCCTTGCCAACATGAAGAAGGTCCCTCTGGAAGGGATCGCTGATTTCAAGGAAAGCCTCAGCGTTTTCCTGATATCGATGCTGTTCATAATCCTCGCTGCCGATCTTGAGTTCGAAAAACTCCGCCTCCTGGGACCTGGCGCTTTTCTTGTGTTCCTCCTTATCCAGTTCATTGCGCGGCCCGTAAAAATAGCCGTTGCGACTTTCGGTTCCGGACTGACCTGGCGGGAAAAGGCTCTGCTGGGATGGATAGCCCCGCGCGGAATCGTGGCGGCTGCCGTTTCGGCGCTTTTCGCGATACGTCTTCAGGAAGCCGGTTACGCCGAGGCTGAATCGATAGTCCCCCTTACATTCGCGGTCATAATCGGTACCGTTGCCCTGCAAAGCTCCACTGCCGGATATCTCGCAAAACTTCTTGGTGTAGCCGAGCCGATACCGAAAGGGTATCTGATAATAGGGGCCAATCCTGTAGCGCGAATGGTGGCAAAAATAATTACAAAGAACGATTACCGGGCGCTCCTTGCAGATACAAACTGGGAGAATATCAAGGAAGCGCGCATGGAGGGATTTCAGACATATTTCGGAAACCCGATATCAGATCACGCCGAACGTTATCTGAACCTTGTTGGAATAGGAAAGATGCTTGCACTCTCGCCAAATCCGGACCTGAACATAATCGCCTCAATACATTTCAGGCATGAGTTCGGGCGTAAAAAAGTTTTCAGCCTCCTGGTCACCCCTGAAAAGGATTCGACGGATAAGCATTTGGTCTCTTCAGATCTGAGAGGATACGTTATTTTCGGTAGCAACGTTACATATGCCAAACTGGCGAGCCTTATAGCGAAGGACGCCGAAGTAAAAAGCACCAAACTGACTGAATCTTTCACATACGGTGATTACATCGAACAGTATGGCGCAAGGGCTATAACGCTTTTCGCGCTCACCCCCAAAGGAAAACTCGAGATATTTGTCGAGGGATACAAAATGAAACCTGCTGATGGGTGGACAATAATAAGCCTTATCGAACCGGAGCCGGAGTCAGCCCAGAATATCTCGAAGCCCCAAAAAAATACATCTCCGAAACCGCTCCCAGGTTGACCATCTTCCCCCGGACCAGCATCAGATGATTTTTAACAAATCTCATTTTGCGTAATATCCGCAATTTCGGATTAAAATGGCACAATGAAAAATAACGGCAATATGAAAAGAAAAGCTGAACTTGTTTCTCCGGCGGGGAGCCTGGAAAAACTGGAGCTGGCCTACCGCATGGGGGCCGATGCCTGCTATATCGGAAGCACCGCCTTCTCCATGCGCACCCGGCAAAACCATGTCGGCAAACGCCACATAGCGGAAGCAAAGGAGATAGCAAGATCGTACGGAAAAAAACTGTATGTCTGCATAAACACCTTCCCGCACAACGGAATGCTCAAGGGACTCGGAAAACATATCGAGTTCCTAAACGATCTCCAGCCAGACGCGATAGTCTTTGCCGACCCCTCCGTCCTTGAGATCATAAGGGATATCGGATGCGAGATCCCGCTACACCTTTCGGTGCAGACCTCCACCGCCAACTATCTTTCCGTAAAGTTCTGGCAAAGACTTGGCATCAAGCGGGTCATTCTCGCTCGCGAACTTTCATTGAAGGAGATCATTGAAATAAAGAACGAGGTTCCCGGCATGGAATTCGAAGCATTCGTGCACGGCTCGGTATGCATGGCCTATTCTGGGCGGTGTTTCCTGTCATCGGTTTTTTCCGGACGCGACGCGAACAACGGCATGTGCGCCCATAACTGCCGGGACAGTTTCGATGTCATCTCCGCCACGGTGAAAAATGCCGATTACGGCGAACAGGAGATGGTCATAGAGGAAGATATACATGGAAGCCACATCATTTCATCACGCGACATGTGCCTGCTTCCACACCTCGACAAACTGATGCAGGCCGGAATAGACGCCTTCAAGATCGAGGGGAGAAACAAATCCGAATATTATGTCGCAGTCGCAACGCGCACCTACCGCCGGGCGATAGACAACGCTTCTGAAGGGAAACCATACGAACCTGAACTTATGGAGGAGATATCCAAGACTTCGAACCGCGGATTTTTCTCCGGTTTCTATTTCCCTGAGCTGGAGGAACCGGGAGAGGTGGGGAATTCGCCAGAGATAAGGAGCGACTCCATCGGATATTTCGCCGCGGCTATCAGGAGTGTAAGCGAAAACAGCATCGCGGTCGACGTAAAAGGGAAGATAGTAATAGGGGACGAGCTGAGGCTCCTTACAGAAAAGTACGGGGATGAGAAGATTGTCTGCGTAAATGAAATTACGAACCACAGAGGGGAACCTGCAAAAGAGGTCTCCAGCGGTGTAACAGCAACGCTTCTGCTCGATATCCTTCCTGAAAAGTCATGGGAGGGGCTTCTTCTTCAGAAAACCGGTGTACCTGTCCGAAAATAAAAAAACCCTGTTCACCTTTTAAGATTCTTCCGATATGGAAGCATGGGAAAATATGTAGCCTATAACATCGTCATCCACCCCGAAAACGGGGAGGGGAGCGAAATCATACCTGATGTAAAAGCTGAACTGCACCGGATCGGTATCGACAGGGATCAGGCAGGCGATAACGGGGTTCAAAACGTTTCCTGCTTCAACATGAACGGAAAACTGGTGCTCGCCCTCCAGTTTGGCAGAAGCGAGATAGTGACAATGTACGCCTATTCAGCGGTGCAACAGCTAAGCGAAATTCCCAGAACAGGGGATATAAATCTATTCAGAAGAGCCATAAAGAACAATCTTACAAGCTTTAAAAAATGATGATTCCGGACAATCGCGGCTACGAAAGCCTGTTGCGGTAATCCTCGTACCCGAATTTTCTTATGATCCTGAAACCTTCCTTCTCGGACCATATCCCGATAGACGGCAATTGCACTCCGTTGAACGTAGTGTTTTTAACCATCGTGTAGTGAAGCATATCCCCGAAAACAAGCTTGTCCCCGATCTTTAACGGCTCGGGAAATGAATAGTCCCCTATTACGTCCCCCGCCAGACAAGTCATCCCTCCGAGCCTGTAAAGATGCTCAAACACTTCCGGCTCGCCCGCGCCCGAGATCCTAGGCCTGTACGGCATTTCAAGAACGTCCGGCATATGCGCGGAAGCGGATGTATCGAGTATCGCTATCTTCATCCCGTTGTTCACGATATCAAGCACGGTAGCCACAAGGACCCCCGCGTTCAAGGCTATCGCTTCACCCGGCTCAAGAATGACCTCCACCCCCCAACGCTCGCGGAATCGCTTCACTATCCTGATAAGCCTTTCGATGTCATAGTCATCGCGCGTGATGTGATGGCCTCCGCCGAAATTCACCCAATTCATCTTTCCAATGAGATGACTGAACTTTTTTTCGACAGCATCCACAACTCGCTCCAGCGCATCGGAATTGTTCTCGCACAGTACATGAAAATGAAGCCCGCTAATCCCTTCCAGTTCCGACTCCTCGAAATTGGCAAGGGTTACTCCAAGCCTTGAATATGGGGAACATGGATTATATAAACCGGTTGTAACTTCTGAATGCTCGGGATTGATCCGAATTCCACACCTGATATCCTTCCCCTTTAACCTCTCCCTGAACTTTTTCCACTGCCCGAAAGAATTAAAGGTTATATGGGACGAATAGCCGGATATCTCTTCGAATTCGTCTTCCCTGTATGCAGGAGCGTACAGGTGCACCTTTTTTCCGAACTCCTCGAAACCAAGCCTCGCTTCGTTGAGCGAGCTGGCGGCGGTTCCAAGTAGCGCCCCCTTGAGCATCGGGAAGACCGAAAACATGGAAAACCCTTTCAGCGCAAGAATGATCGTAGCGCCGGACTCTTCCCTTACCCTGCGTATAGTTTCAAGATTGCCCCTCAGCTTCTCCTCTTCGCATACATAGCAGGGGGTTTCGCTGATGTCGTCAGGATTTATATTCAAATGAATTTCTCTGTCCATGGGAGCCCATACTTGTTAAGGTCGTTCATGAACGGCGTCGGGTCGAGCTGTTCCACGTTGTATACACCTTTCTCGAACCAAGTATTCTCCATCACCAGCTTTGCGCCTATCATCGCCGGAACGCCTGTCGTATACGCGATCGCCTGAGAGCCGACCTCGCGATAACAATCCTCGTGATCCTTTACGCAATAGACAAACAGAGTCTTCTCCTTATCGTCCTTCTTCCCCTTTATGAGACAGCCGATACAAACCTTCCCCTTGGTGCTGATACCGAGCGATGAAGGTTCCGGGAGAAGCGCTTTGAGAAATTTCAGCGGAACGATCTTGTTCCCCTCAAACTCCACCGGCTCGATTTTGGTCATCCCGATATTTTCAAGCACTCGGAGATATGTCAGATACTTTTCCGAGAATGTCATCCAGAAACGCAAAGTCTTTATCTCAGGAAGATTCCTGGTCAGCGATTCCAGCTCCTC encodes:
- a CDS encoding S8 family serine peptidase; this encodes MKLKKIAYVVIIASLVLFRPDNQGEAHASGQPDPKVRTKPRPALPRYAQGEVLMKMDPSFKGYYKPSSLPEGAREMKKIDNFGLNRIMLKPGVSVEEAVESYKKLPGVAYAEPNYIYRSLAVTPSDTDFGIQWGLHNAGQVITQVYDPHTNTMIDGKGTADADIDATEAWDISTGSGEIIVAILDSGVSWNHPELIENIWQNPGETENGEDSDRNGYIDDVRGWDFIDTDNDPSDFNEHGTHIAGTLGATTNNGKGVAGVSWNVKIMPIRVLDTIGSGLTSSLVAAVNYAIDHGAKIINLSLGGPDMSQAFLDALERAQGAGILIVVACGNGDLDGIGDNNDIYPIYPASYDLDNIVSVAASDYNDNLTVFSNYGAKSVDIAAPGQYIYSTFPARKTVFADDFSTLADWTHGGVKDLWGLTSYLYYSPPSALTDSPNPEPYSEETGLYENSTDSWVRSKTFSLEGEIGCQLSYIFAGSLEPNKDFMQTEISSDGGLNWRPFTEAEGAGIFTGLMPEAVVMVHDLSAFENKPTIAIRFHLITDATGQDRGVLIDDVQVSCHSTTYAGDEYGFLEGTSMAAPFVSGVALLMMSNN
- a CDS encoding sucrose synthase, coding for MLERHRKSIYALLKGYMSLGKKFLLKSEISDLFKSFIAEEENSALAGTRMPIIISQIQEAALSSPWIYFALRSRVAKWQYLRIHEESVHVEEVSVSDYFMFKESLVNGHGSASDWVTEIDFGPFNRDLPRMHEQKSIGRGVEFMNRVLSSQLFQKIEKGGMELVDFLRVHQYKGMQLMINEKITDVVKMRQAIRAAENYLKGQPPDMKWDDVEQAMKGYGFEPGWGKTVTRMRDTMSLLTDILEAPDPKTLGEFLGRIPMIFRIAILSPHGYFSQGNVLGLPDTGGQVVYILDQVRALEKEMIKRLDEQGFEVDPEIVVVTRLIPESNGTTCDQPTESIVGTKNARIIRIPFRNRNGEVIRHWISRFEIWPYLERFAEEAEKGLVAEFLAKPDLIIGNYSDGNLVGYLLSKRFQVTQCNIAHALEKTKYLYSDLYWKDNDERFHFSCQFTADLIAMNSADFIITSTFQEIAGNAENVGQYESYQSFTMPGLYRVVNGINGYDPKFNIVSPGADAEIYFPFYETGRRLSAMSGELEELVFGDKPTEEIRGVFQQKEKPIIFSMARMDRIKNMTGLVEMYANSPRLRKHANLLIISGYVNPDRSSDADEKDQIGRMHDLMNRHNLDGEMRWCGVQLKKAVAGELYRHIADNKGVFVQPALFEAFGLTIIEAMASGLPTFATCYGGPMEIIEDNVSGFHIDPNHPEDAAETLASFFEECARDKEYWKRISDGGIDRVNRHYTWDLYAERIMTLSRIYGFWKYVTNLERGETSRYLEMCYGLQYRKLVEKMEN
- a CDS encoding glycosyltransferase — encoded protein: MRKEKYYIVLVSMHGLVHGSHMELGRDSDTGGQIKYVVELAQALARHPDVDTVDLVTRKIIDSRVSPDYAVGYEKISPGFNIVRLPCGPNRYLRKEVLWPYMSNFADSIIEYLRNNRRMPDFIHGHYADAGYVCSYVSGLLGVPMAFTGHSLGKVKEQRLLEQGMKAESIEKNFNIKRRIEAEEISIENASFVVTSTRQEVEEQYRVYANYARKRMLVIPPGVDVSKYKTVSQVKDNDKTLERNIFKFFSDPKKPMILALSRPDAKKNILGLVTAFGETKGLRDRANLLLVLGTREDIRLMEKSQRVIFNDLLLLIDYYDLWGCVGIPKNHEPDDVQKIYRLAARTNGIFINPAITEPFGLTLLEAASSGLPVIATKNGGAKEIVATCKNGMLIDPFDTSDIGKAMMASLSDKKRRGRWVKAGLVNVKKHYSWDGHVEKYLRHVQRAINANERKVRIETTNSRRLITADRILVCDIDNTLVGDKPSLDRLLKMLNEEERKVIFGVATGRSLKLTMSVLKEWNIPVPNLLITSVGSEIYYGRRLVKDSGYERNIAYRWNPEVIREKMKNLPGIKPQGPKGQGHYKISYFMDPAKAPPISDLYMMLRKNNAHAKLVFSHGMYLDVLPLRASKGLAIRYLAVKWGLSVESILVAGDSGNDEDMLSGNTLGVVVGNHSPELEKLRGEPNIYFARGENAEGIIEAIDYYNFFGEKPGPSMEDIKSG
- a CDS encoding PfkB family carbohydrate kinase, which translates into the protein MFFSDSRRPLIFGEVLFDKFSDGKSVLGGAPFNVAWNLKGFGLDPLFVSSVGRDREGDQIITQMESWGLEVTGLFRDSEYPTGEVKVEMSGDGHTFDILPEQAYDFIDPGFLEERFGKRKFSLLYHGSLITRSPVSRSSLQMLYSSREIPRFIDVNLREPWFDTEEVCKTIVGATWVKLNNEELETLSGSSLTSRGTLLEVAEKFREKSGIENLIVTMGEEGAVSSSSSGLVFHKANKVEKVEDTVGAGDAFSSVIILGISNRWTIERSMERAIAFASEICGIRGATSKDRSLYDRFLADWGKQDA
- a CDS encoding cation:proton antiporter, with the protein product MHNTVAILASISTAAIVCQWIAWRVRLPAILFLLLTGIIAGPIAGLFDPQEVFGHILLPFVSLSVAVILFEGSLSLKFEEIAGLQKVVRNLVTTGVLTTWFITAIGVYYILDFSVEIALLFGAITVVTGPTVITPMLRTIRPKENLANILRWEGIVIDPIGALLVVLVYEFIISSTGAQAVTHTILTFGKIIIIGLVLGLAAGQGLGMAIRDHWLPEFLHNVGVLSIVFAMYALSDVLQPESGLMTVTIMGIRLANMKKVPLEGIADFKESLSVFLISMLFIILAADLEFEKLRLLGPGAFLVFLLIQFIARPVKIAVATFGSGLTWREKALLGWIAPRGIVAAAVSALFAIRLQEAGYAEAESIVPLTFAVIIGTVALQSSTAGYLAKLLGVAEPIPKGYLIIGANPVARMVAKIITKNDYRALLADTNWENIKEARMEGFQTYFGNPISDHAERYLNLVGIGKMLALSPNPDLNIIASIHFRHEFGRKKVFSLLVTPEKDSTDKHLVSSDLRGYVIFGSNVTYAKLASLIAKDAEVKSTKLTESFTYGDYIEQYGARAITLFALTPKGKLEIFVEGYKMKPADGWTIISLIEPEPESAQNISKPQKNTSPKPLPG